From one Acidibrevibacterium fodinaquatile genomic stretch:
- a CDS encoding glycosyltransferase family 39 protein, whose translation MNGIGSRDNVPGGVKGQRPLPSWPFFLLALLALTAIRLWIAAQTPLSPDEAYYWVWSRALAPGYLDHPPMVALFVRLGTILAGPSVLGVRLLAPVSALIGSLLLASAAEDLFPGRRAGAWAAILLNATLLMAAGAVTMTPDTPLLLFWTATLWALARFVVTDKGGWWLLAGLFAGLALDSKYTGLLLFVGAGLWLIAVPALRAWLWRWPVWAATGLGFLLFAPILAWNAGHGFASFAKQGGRSAVWHPGLRFLGELLAGQIGLATPLVFALAVAGVVAAARRFWRGRTPGDGLLLAVGALPALVFLEHAIGDRVQANWPAICYPAALVATGGLADAWRRWMAPAAALGFAIAGLVYWQAVAAPFALPARLDPTLARLGGWREWADQIEAARRASGAAFVADENYGEAAMLAWLLPHTVVVVGVAPRWALFSLPRADQALAAAPGLLVESARRAEHPSRTELGEVIRQRRGVTAERYRLYGLRLGEGAPPSVLLPRPGEKF comes from the coding sequence ATGAACGGGATAGGGTCCAGGGACAATGTCCCTGGCGGGGTTAAGGGGCAGCGCCCCTTACCTTCCTGGCCTTTCTTTCTCCTCGCCCTCCTGGCTCTGACCGCCATCCGCCTCTGGATCGCAGCGCAAACGCCTCTCTCCCCGGACGAAGCCTATTACTGGGTATGGTCGCGGGCGCTGGCGCCGGGTTATCTCGATCATCCGCCGATGGTTGCGCTGTTCGTGCGGCTCGGGACCATCCTCGCCGGCCCCTCGGTGCTCGGGGTGCGGCTGCTCGCGCCGGTTTCGGCGCTGATCGGCTCGCTGCTCCTGGCATCGGCCGCCGAGGATCTGTTTCCCGGCCGGCGCGCCGGCGCTTGGGCGGCAATACTGCTCAATGCGACGTTGCTGATGGCGGCGGGAGCGGTGACGATGACGCCGGATACGCCGCTTCTGCTGTTCTGGACGGCGACGCTCTGGGCGCTGGCGCGCTTTGTGGTGACCGACAAGGGTGGCTGGTGGCTGCTCGCCGGCTTGTTCGCTGGCCTCGCGTTGGACAGTAAATATACCGGGTTATTGCTGTTTGTCGGCGCGGGTTTGTGGCTGATCGCGGTGCCGGCGCTGCGTGCCTGGCTTTGGCGCTGGCCGGTTTGGGCCGCGACAGGGCTTGGATTTTTGCTTTTCGCGCCGATCCTCGCCTGGAACGCCGGGCATGGCTTCGCGAGTTTCGCGAAACAAGGCGGGCGGAGCGCGGTCTGGCATCCCGGTTTGCGGTTTCTCGGCGAATTGCTCGCCGGCCAAATCGGGCTCGCAACACCTTTGGTGTTTGCGCTCGCGGTGGCCGGCGTTGTCGCCGCGGCGCGGCGGTTCTGGCGGGGACGGACGCCGGGCGACGGGCTGTTGCTCGCGGTCGGCGCGTTGCCGGCGCTGGTTTTCCTCGAACACGCGATTGGTGACCGGGTGCAGGCGAATTGGCCGGCGATCTGCTATCCGGCGGCGCTGGTCGCAACCGGCGGGCTCGCCGATGCCTGGCGGCGATGGATGGCGCCGGCGGCGGCGCTCGGTTTCGCCATCGCGGGCCTGGTCTATTGGCAGGCGGTCGCGGCGCCGTTTGCGCTCCCCGCGCGGCTCGACCCGACGCTGGCGCGGCTCGGCGGCTGGCGCGAATGGGCCGATCAGATCGAGGCGGCGCGGCGGGCGAGCGGGGCTGCCTTCGTCGCCGACGAGAATTACGGCGAGGCGGCGATGCTCGCCTGGCTCTTGCCGCACACTGTCGTCGTGGTCGGGGTCGCGCCGCGCTGGGCGCTGTTTTCGCTCCCGCGGGCGGATCAGGCGCTTGCGGCGGCGCCCGGGCTGCTGGTCGAGAGCGCGCGGCGGGCCGAGCATCCAAGCCGCACCGAGCTTGGCGAGGTCATTCGCCAGCGTCGGGGCGTGACCGCCGAGCGCTACCGGTTGTATGGTTTGCGCCTCGGCGAGGGCGCGCCGCCTTCGGTGCTGCTGCCACGACCAGGAGAGAAATTTTGA
- a CDS encoding threonine ammonia-lyase, with protein MAEDAPLFADVVAAAERLAGRIVTTPLLSHPLLDEIAGGRILLKAEPLQQTGSFKLRGATNAVRQLPEAARAAGIVTYSSGNHGQAVAAAAAAAGIAASVFMPADAPAIKRESTARWGASIRLYDRAREDREALALAFAKEHGATIIPPFDHRDVIAGQGTLALEIFAESRARGITPEALLVPAGGGGLIAGCALATSGVAPETRVYAVEPEGWDDTTRSLAAGERVANDQTGSGFCDALLAPRPGRLTFAINRAHLAGGLVVSEAEVRAAMAFAFRHLKLVVEPGGAVALAALLAGKFPAQGRTIAAVLSGGNVDPAMFAAVIGESL; from the coding sequence ATGGCCGAAGACGCGCCTCTGTTTGCGGACGTGGTGGCGGCGGCCGAGCGCCTCGCCGGCCGGATCGTGACCACGCCGCTTCTCTCCCACCCGTTGCTCGATGAGATCGCCGGCGGGCGCATCCTTCTCAAGGCCGAGCCGCTGCAACAGACCGGCAGCTTCAAATTGCGCGGCGCGACCAACGCCGTGCGCCAGCTTCCCGAAGCGGCGCGGGCGGCGGGTATCGTCACCTATTCCTCCGGCAATCACGGCCAGGCGGTCGCCGCCGCCGCCGCCGCCGCCGGGATCGCGGCGAGCGTCTTCATGCCCGCCGATGCCCCAGCGATCAAACGCGAAAGCACCGCGCGCTGGGGGGCGTCCATCCGGCTCTATGACCGCGCCCGCGAGGACCGCGAGGCCCTCGCTCTCGCCTTCGCCAAAGAGCACGGCGCGACGATCATCCCGCCGTTCGACCACCGCGACGTCATCGCCGGCCAGGGGACACTCGCGCTTGAGATCTTCGCCGAAAGCCGCGCGCGCGGGATCACGCCCGAGGCGCTGCTGGTTCCCGCCGGCGGCGGCGGGCTGATCGCCGGCTGCGCGCTCGCCACGTCGGGGGTCGCGCCCGAGACCCGGGTCTATGCCGTCGAGCCCGAGGGGTGGGACGATACCACGCGCTCGCTCGCCGCCGGTGAGCGGGTTGCGAACGACCAAACGGGGAGCGGGTTCTGCGACGCGCTGCTGGCGCCACGCCCAGGGCGCCTCACCTTCGCGATCAACCGCGCCCATCTCGCCGGCGGCCTCGTCGTCAGCGAGGCAGAGGTGCGCGCGGCAATGGCGTTCGCGTTCCGCCATCTCAAACTCGTCGTCGAGCCCGGCGGCGCGGTCGCGCTGGCGGCGCTGCTGGCGGGCAAATTCCCGGCCCAGGGGCGAACCATCGCGGCGGTGCTCAGCGGCGGCAATGTCGATCCCGCCATGTTCGCGGCGGTTATTGGTGAGAGCCTTTAG
- a CDS encoding class I SAM-dependent methyltransferase yields the protein MSEAELKKIYDQDFFIGHAEGTAEAAALVVPLILEMLPGLGAVVDIGCGAGHWLAAFARGGVSDILGLDGGETAPALAIAPAQFRETDLARPIALSRRFDLALSLEVAEHLPAARGESFIAELCALADIVLFSAAIPGQDGTHHINERWPSYWAGLFATHGYTPHDVIRPRIWTDRRIPFWYRQNVFLYANDAGRARLRLPADKGWPCEQASDIVHPDLYRFQSHELQERRRAETPATRYLMRLERQLSATENRLAAMTIEHKAARYDVYLRETTLAERDAEIAALKAQLAEVNALIARGFGPPAARRPLRRAAMLIESRALALARRYVRLMRGG from the coding sequence ATGAGCGAAGCTGAACTCAAGAAAATCTACGATCAGGATTTTTTCATTGGTCATGCCGAGGGAACTGCGGAAGCGGCGGCGCTGGTGGTGCCGCTGATCCTTGAGATGCTGCCTGGGCTCGGCGCCGTCGTCGATATCGGCTGCGGTGCCGGCCATTGGCTCGCGGCGTTCGCGCGCGGCGGGGTCAGCGACATTCTCGGCCTCGATGGCGGCGAAACCGCGCCGGCGCTGGCGATCGCACCAGCGCAGTTCCGCGAGACCGATCTCGCCCGGCCGATTGCGCTGTCGCGGCGCTTTGATCTCGCGCTCTCGCTCGAGGTCGCCGAGCATTTACCGGCGGCGCGCGGCGAAAGCTTCATCGCCGAGCTCTGCGCCCTCGCCGATATCGTGCTATTCAGCGCCGCAATCCCCGGCCAGGACGGCACCCATCACATCAACGAGCGCTGGCCGAGCTACTGGGCCGGGCTGTTCGCCACCCACGGCTACACCCCGCATGACGTCATCCGCCCACGCATCTGGACCGATCGGCGCATCCCATTCTGGTATCGCCAGAACGTCTTCCTCTATGCCAACGACGCTGGACGGGCGCGGCTCCGCCTGCCGGCGGATAAAGGCTGGCCGTGCGAGCAGGCGAGCGACATCGTCCATCCCGATCTCTACCGCTTCCAGAGCCATGAATTGCAGGAGCGCCGGCGCGCCGAAACCCCGGCGACGCGCTATCTGATGCGGCTCGAGCGCCAGCTCAGCGCCACCGAAAACCGGCTCGCCGCCATGACCATCGAACACAAGGCGGCGCGCTATGACGTCTATCTGCGCGAAACCACGCTCGCCGAGCGCGATGCCGAGATCGCGGCCCTCAAGGCGCAGCTCGCCGAGGTCAACGCCCTGATCGCCCGCGGCTTCGGGCCCCCGGCCGCGAGGCGGCCGCTTCGCCGGGCAGCGATGCTGATCGAAAGCCGCGCTCTCGCCCTGGCCCGGCGCTATGTCCGCTTGATGCGAGGAGGATGA